TATAAAACCTTGGGTGTTCTGCTTCTGCTTTTCTGGTTGCTTTGGTTAAACAACAAATATTTCATGTACTTGGTCTTCGTTGCATTAGACCAAAGAGGCGGCCAAGGTAATCAAGGCAATGACTATATTTTCTTTGAGAGATTATGAACCATAAACCCTAAAGCTTTAAAAGAAAGTTAAGCATAAACCCTAGAGCTTTAAAAGAAAGTTaagtttttttaaagaaaaaacttaCGTATACAAGTTCGTTgttgaagaaaatcaaattcATCAATGTGGATAACTTATTTTGGTTATACCTAAGAAGATCTCATCCTTAAGTCGAAGTGCTCTCTCATTAGGTCATATTTCGATTCACAATTATTAAACACATTAACTTGATGGTGTAGATACGTATTTGAGTTATGAGTCGGAATGTAAGTTGAGAACTCGTAAGCTCCTAAGTCACATTTTAACTTGAAATGGACTATATTCGATACGgtcttaattaatataatttttgaaaaactaaaataaattaCAGCAAAGATCCACGAATTTGAAAACTATacatatcaaaatttaaccTAGACATGACAAAACTGGAAAATCattgaaaagtttttttttttgtttcaaaagaaaaaaagaaagaagtttttatttattttaatgataaaaaaagaagaagatatatGTGCACGTTAAACATGCATATGTATGGATTTACTTGGTATTGGAGCCACATGGAGGCTAGGAATGGCCTAGGCCTATCCTGAAATTTGATAATATACATGTATTGTTTGCTAATGTTTTCAATAAATACCTTATAGTACATTGGTAAGTGGTGTTTGAGAGTTGCATGGCGGCCTAGGTTTGAAAATCATTGATGTTAACAGCCTTCTGGTTTTTTCAAACTTAAACCTCTTTTGTTTAACCATATAAAACAAGGTCCATAAACCTTTTAGAAGAAGATTCAATTATGTTGAAAGGAAAATCTCATTGTATTAGTTTTGAGTTATGAACTTAAATTTTTGTTcgatctttcttttttattaaaactcgtAAACAAGTTATATTTTTATGATATAATCATCTAAATACtaaagttttcataaaaaatttaaCGCCCCATCACTCTTGTTTGATAAATTTTGGGGTGTGCTATTGAcattattttttacttctcatacactcATCAATTTTCTATTCTCAAATGAAATGAATTCAAAAAGATCAAAGtactaaaattaacaaaagtgtGAGAAGAGTAAAAATAGACGTGTAAATAAAAGGCTCATGTCCGCCACTAATTGGATCAAACGTATGAATGTCGTAATCATCAAACCATCAACACCATAAACTAATAATCTACTGATgacaataaaaatgaaaatgtggGATATCTAGAAAAGAGGTTGGTCCTACGCTCTTTAGTCTCAGTCCGCAAGTTTCTCTAGTCCGGACTGTTCAATTCACTATTTATGATTATATAGCAAAGTAAAAGTTGAAAAAGAAATGTTAGGTTTATAGCTTttgatattatatatatgtacatatatatatatatatatatatatattatgtatatgtatatataggaaATCTTCAATGGAAtggattcttaatttttttttataaaaatgaggaTTAATTGTGGGGTCTATActacatcgaactttaacgattCGAATcatctattttttaagtttcaCCTTATAGatcatcattgtaaaatattagccgaatcggaaatgtttaagacatttaattgggttcaaagaaattaaagaatactttgttatataagaaacaatgaaattttatcttgataattaaataaacaagtggtttcagattgaattgaatttttgtaagaatGATCTATTAATCGAGACTTATAAAATAGATGGTTCAGattgttgaagttcgatgtgggATAAGCTTCATACCTAAtcctttttttaaaagaaataagaatTCATTTGAATAAAGAGcctgatatatatataatatagttccataaaataaatataaacgtGAAATATTAATTTCACGATCAAATAATAAGGGATAATTATATAGCTTAAGTAAAGTGTTTAAAGGTGTGATTAAGGGCCAAGGTGGGACTACGGGAGCACCGCCATTTGTGGTGCGGGTTAGGTTGAGCTTTGAAGGGGGCCAAAAATGCTGGATTTTTCTTTGTATATGCTACTTCAAACCAGAGTCATGCTCTCCTAAGTTCTTCATTATGAGTTTTTTAGGACGTGTGAGGACTAAATAAATATTAGCTATAAGATTATATTagtttaaattcaaaattttaaaatacgtgataatttaataaaatataacaAGAAAATAAGTTTTCTAATGTTCATGatttttaagttggttttgttttattcagttatcaaatattttaagtcttttttttttagtacatcgatatttttacactaaggagagAGGGAGTTCGGCAAAGCCACACAATAgacagcctaatttggtatcaaattcgtcaTCTATCGaaattcgaacctaagatctctcattttcaagtgaagaggaatattatCAAATCGTAGTAATGAGTGGCAAATATTTTAAACCTTTAAATTCAAACTAATATAATATTGTGATTAAAATGTACTTAGTTCTCACATGTCCACCTGGCATCTACCATCATCCTCTGTGTCTTCTAATTATGGCAAAGCAAAAGAAACGATTCAAATGGTGCCAAGCTCACTCAATTAAAGCCTTTTTATTGGGTCCATGGTACCAACTCCAAATTCTTGATCATTATATTATATTTCTGGTCTTTAGGTTTAGGATAAGTTAGTCATGaatcaagaaagaagaagaaagaatatGAGTATGGAACCAATAGCCATCGTAACTGattttatttctaattttttatgtatttgttgatcctaaaaactactaaAGTTACGTGGCGTGCAAGCCgagtaattagtaagctaactacgttattcggttgtatgcgggacgtgccaactcgtcggccgaggaataaaatatgttgatgttgcgttgagtgcgttgctgacttctgaatctcgcgactgcggccgaggaaggaacactctcggccttcgggttctagagcctgaagacaagactGCTAGTTTtgtgaagttcaatatcaaaaatTCGGCTCTCagggtgccgaatgtagtaacctggtaacacctcacttcgccgagaaggctaatgagatgacctctgctaataaagatttgaaaatccttctcaACCGAGACTTTGATAGATAGCCAGTCGGTCTCATCGCAGTGCTGTtgatccaaactgaaggtgcttcacgGTCGGCTGACTTTAcggcaacagtgttgtttatccaaactgaaggtgttcgccggttgccttcacagtgctgtttatccaaactgaagatgtgtcagcggaaaaataaaataaaaaaatctcaatatgtttgagaggtttcgcgtagagcgagggtttgcgcagggcaatttgtgtgttgagttggaggTCCTCCTCTCGTTGTTACTCGTCTTGTAATTATAGGACTGGATATGCATGTGCTTTTTGTGAAGTATTCTTTGCTGACCACAATTGAATTCCCTTGACGATAATCACCTCATTCGAAAATTCATGATAATCATCCTTAAATTGGCCATTGGATTTAATGCTAATCTTGATCCTTGTTTGCCACTCATGATAGCCATATGTCAGACCAATTTGTACGCTACTGAAACTCTCCCCGTAGCATCCTGAGACAACCATGCAATGTTTACACCCTTCTTCACGTCCAAATACATGCATTGCCAAAGCTAAAACACTTTAAGCCATGCCGTGCTTGTCCATGGAGTATATACTGATTATTAGCATATACTTATGTGCTAATAATCATCCCAACTCAGAATATGCCGCACCATTATCTTTTTGTGATCATCGGATATCACCATTAACCAAAAGATAACCTTCATGCATGGTTAACCGAGTCCAAGCATATGTCTAAATGCCGAGAATCGCAAATCAAATTGAACTGCATTGCTTGCTTCCAAGTTGAAGATATAATTTGCATCCTATTTATCTCGTTGTACAAGAAAATtgagataatttattaaaagataattattatgattaaaaactataatattatctcttaacaTTAGCAAATTATCTTATTTGACGGTTAAGAACCATGCTCACTCAACGACCTCGCTTGGACCGATGGTgtaaaattgggtccaaacagtATTAGATTACGAATTTAATATAAAACCTACACCTTTTTTAGTTCCACAGGGTATTATCGCTCAAAAAGTTAGAAATTAGTAAACACATGCAAATAATCGAAATAATTCTAACACCTATTACACACAAGTAAACATACCATAATTTTCCGACATTTCCATGTTTTAATATACAAGCGATACCGTGAGAAGGGGGAAATCAAACATATGACATTGGGTGAAATAAATCTTAAGATATGTTTTATCTTGTATATCAAAAGAACTAGGGTTTACACTTCACATTTATCATAGACAGCTCAACCTCAAAGCGATTCAATGAAATCCCAGAGTCGTTAATGAAGACTTGCAACAAAAATATCCATGGACTTACAACAAACATGTTCTGCCATGGATTTAGCAGCTACTAAAGAATGCAAGAGAGTGCGAAACGAATGAAAGTGAATGAACGTAACTCTCCTCTTCCCACTGGGAGCCTCGTATCTTCTTTGTTCTCAAAGTTCCTTTCTCTTTGTTACAATGATTACTCGGTTATACAGCTCCATGCCTGATGAGTTGCCTCCCTCTCAAAATTGCAACAGATCACACCCAAATGGACTTGTTAAAGTAAGCTTTGAAGCTGTGGCCCAGAAACGATGCAACTTGCTTATTTTCGGCACAAATGCTTCGCTAATTTAGTCAAACTAATTCTGTGAGTGAAGGTCTAAGCAGGCCCGTTCTCCACGACAGCTCTTCCGCCATTAAGAAAACCAAAAACTTGCTTCAGGTTTCCTCTTGAAGGCCTTGCATTTACTACATATTTACAGATAGTTACGAGTCTTCTCCGCATTTCTAATTTTGTAATGCATGTCTCACTGAAGAAGCTTCCACCATCAAAGGTTCCTAATGACATTGTCGGAATGTCAGAAAATACTCGAACAAAATATCATTACAACTTTCCTTGAATAAGATTAAATGCTGGTAGTGCAACAGTATTGAACATCCAGGacaataaacaaattttaaaccaCAGAGAGAATGAGTCAGTTACTACAATCTAGCTTAGACAAATATGTTTAACTGAAAAGGGATGAGGGGGCGGGGATTATGCGCTACATCTAATCTAAACACCCCTCCAAGACATAAGAACGACAAGAACATCATTTCTTTTGATAGAGAACAATAATTATCAATGAATAAGAAGATACGCTCACTGGCTTACACTCATGacaatacatatatacacatacatgcACATACAACACAATGAGAAAACAATAAAACCCATCaaattcaaagttgaagaagttTCTAGGAGCATAAGAAGGCATACCTCTATCATCAAATAATGAAGTCAAGATTGCCAGACATATACATACGCTGATATCTTCCCCTGGAATAAATATAAGATTGGAAAATATTAGCGGACGCATTAACGGTAatccaagaaaaaaataataataattaaacatTATGTCGTATAAGTTTCAtatagtataattataatatatatttatatcgtTATCAACTAAGTTCAGTAAGGGCAAGTAACAGATCAACGTAATTAATGCAGACATATCGACTCTGAACCCAGCATAATGTACTAAGCATGATAACTTAGAGAACAATATTTGACTACACCCCACTAAAGTTCTTTAGATTCCGTATATGAAAAAAAGCTCGAATAAAATGCAATGTTATGCACGGAGGAATGGTTTTATTTAATGGAATAGGACTAAGCAAAGAGCTGTGAAGTCTTTACCGTTGTGGCAACAAATTAGGAGGGTCTTCCCTTCACTTAGAttcaactttgcaaagttcacAGCAGAAGGGAGATTATTCAACAAGGAAAACCGATCAAACTTTGATGTCTGCCATGAAAAGTGAAAAGTTAGTAGAACAATTACATAATGAAAATGAATATAAGAATGCTATCCTATTATTCTTTTGAACTCACCACCATAGGAAGATGCATATATGCTTTAGCATTCCGATGAGAAACAGGGATTGACTCTTGATCACAATTCAATATGCAATCAACTTTAGATACTGCAGCTGCAACAAATAAGGTAAACCTAAGGGTAAGCCAAAAGAATTAACAAAGCAATGAGAAACAAAGGAGTGTTTTGGGAGGCAGATGAAATATGAACACATAACATTCACATGCAATGATAAACGGAGCCGAAAATTAAGGGTCTGGTTGGATTTTGGATGCTAACAAACCATGAGTAATTTTGAACATACTGGTTGGAGATATGCCTACAGCAAGGCCAGTTGAACCCATCCATGACATAGGACAATCTTCATCACAAGGATTTAAATCCATATTCGTGTTTGAAATATCCAAAGGCAACAACGAGTCGCCGAGCAAACAATGAACTGAGTTTTCTACCAAATTTGGGGCCTTGACAGAAACTTGAGGAGCAATTTGTCCCCTTCGAGCACGATAAACACGATCCTTCTCAACTATATCAGCTACCATCTGGTTACACAAAACAGGCCCCACATCGATAATATCATAGGCATGGTTCCAGAAGAGGGTGGGTGTTAAACCCTTTGCCCAGCTTTCTTCATCATCACCGGCTCCTGCTATGTAATTCCAGCTAAATTCCGAACTAGTCCTGTGTGGTACAACACCATTAGAGGCAGAGGCAGAAACAAGAATGATGGGTGTGAAATCCCAGGATTCATGGTCCGGAACTTCATTCAACCAAATCACAGTCTTTTGTGATATCCACAGAGGGCGCAGCGGCTTTTTCAATAAAGAAGCAAGAGAGGCAATGTCAGCACCGCTGGCTTCCAACTGTTGAGTCCATTCGTCTAATCGATCCTCGATAGATGCCTTCTCTGTTTCTGAAACCCAAAGAGGAAGATGCAAGGAACAATCCCAATCAAAATTGGTCTGTCCATTCTCTTCAGAATGTTCACCAGAAGTACTTAGCTCCTGATCAAAAGCAAGAAAATTTTAAGGATAGAAAGTCAACATATTGACAACTACATAATTTCGGCAAGAATGGTAACACATATTAGAATTGCTCAAAGAAACGGAGCACCCAATTAAGGGCATGTATGGTCCTGCTCCGAAATGGCTAAAAGCTGTTTTAGACATCCAAAATCTCTTCTGACAACATTTGACAGAAGGCGTCATAAAGACACTTTTTAGTGCTTTTTGGTTGCTTCCTTAGGAGGCACTTCCAAGTGTTTTTCTAGAAACTACTTGGATTTTCGATAAAAATTCTAACAATCCAACTAGGACATGTAAAACGCTTCTAAACAAAAGTGCTTCCTTCAAAAGCCGTCCCAAACATGTTTATCACACTATAATCCAACTAGGACAAGCTAAAGTTTACTCACAAAAACACATCAAATTCTCTACCTTTCTAGACTAATGCATAATTCAAAACTACaccaaattattaaaaaatttctctttgttttcaatttcaacTCACCTCATCATTGAACAAATCACTCTGATGATCTTTCTTCAAATGCCTATAAATCGCCCGATTCAAAACACATGTCCAAATCGGAATCGTCTTCGACATACTATCCGGAAATCGCTTCCCCTTCCGAGTCGCATCCACAATAAAGCACCCTCCTTTCTGTCCTACCCAATTCAATAAAATCCCAGAAAAGATCAAACCAATAATCAAACAAAAAACGAGAATAACAATTGGATGCAGGGTGTTACGGTGCACCTTACCGGCAAGTTGGGCGACGTGGAGGTTGAGGCGGGAGGTGTTGAAGGACCAGTTGTTGGTGTGGCCGTCGGTGGATTTGAAGTAGCAGGTGGAGTGGAAGTTGGCAGTCGGAGAATACCAGAGGCCGCAGCGGAGGTTGGCGAGGAGAGGGAGGTCCGGCCAGAGCTGGGAGATTTCTCCGACAAAGATTGAGTCGTCGTAGATTGATTTGAGGGCGTTGTAGAGGGTGTTCTGCCGTCGTTTTATTGTCCTCGCCGCCCTGTATATGCTCAGCTGCTTCGTGCCATCGTCCTCTTCCATTGAAATCGGACTTTGGAGTTCTGGGAGATTCTGTTTCTTAATTTCGTCGATATGAGCGGTGGCGGTTGGGAGTTATGAGAGTTAGAACTGCGGCGGCCCAGATTGAATAGGTTGTCTTGTCGTACAAATAACTTTAGCTCGAGGGTGTACTGTAGAATCTAACACAACAGACGACGCCGTGTGACATACGCAGTTTGGGCGACATGTCTTATAAATTTACCATGACAAGTAATCAAGTACATTCGCCTCAAACAAAACAATCTcggaggatcctcgccggatttGTGAGGATCTTGGAGATGCTTCAATCACATCCGTTTATTATACATCGTACGAtcaaaaattattgtaaattttttatttaaaattgaatatgaacagtacctgacaaaaactggTGTACGATGTACGACAAACTGATGTGATTAGAGGATCCGGCGATGATCCGGCGATGATCctctctccaaaaaaaaaaattctatattTAGCAAATATCGATGtggttttccttttttatttattttatatataatgattctAAATGAATTTCAGATACATATTTCACACACTACATCTTGGATTTGGTTTATGATGCTGGTGTATCACATTGGCGGCCAAATGAAGACTGAAATGCTATGTCAGTCTTCACGACCCCAAAAAAGTAGATTGTCATGGCCAAATCATTAGTTGGTcctttagaagaaaaaaaatgtagttAGGTAGAGCAATATACCTTCTCTATACTCAATTTAAAagatttttttggtattttctagtCTAGAATTTATTAGAATATCGCTAGAAAACTATGATCTATACTTATTTAGAGTTAAACCGCTCTAATAATTTTGCACAACTCAAATGCTTTGCTCTTCTCTACGTGGAGATATTTATAGAGAACAAGATACAAacctaatcaaacaaataaatctAATCAAATAAGTAAACATAATTGAATAAGAAAAAACCTAATTCCTTGAGGACAAGAAAACGTAGACGTTAATAAAAGGCTAAATagtcaaaatggtccatgagatttgtataactcatcactttggtccctaacaattcaaatcgataaaagtggtccctgagattgtccaccatccatcattttggtccttccgttaaaaacttcgTTAAGTATCCTGGAGcttttggccggaagtttgaacaattttcagaacttcgtaacttaatcgtttcttaaccaaattcgacccataatatatcaaaatgaagataggaaagtgtagaataagattatacctatttggaagcccaaccAATGCctgagatggccggaaaatagcctcaaagttgactggtccgagggaaaactggaaaactagtcgaaaactgggtaaactttaaacgttcataacttcttcaatactcaatgaaatcaaatgattcaaaaacaaaaatcatacttctcgacgaaacgaagagaatggtacctttgtaGACTGCTAAATCGCagtggtttggccagaaaaatactcgaaagtggctaactcgagaccaagacatccactttcgagccgttttccgacCAAACCACATGAGTTAGCCATCTAAaaatgtaccattctcttcgttgcatcg
This is a stretch of genomic DNA from Malus domestica chromosome 02, GDT2T_hap1. It encodes these proteins:
- the LOC103449709 gene encoding tRNA A64-2'-O-ribosylphosphate transferase isoform X1 — its product is MEEDDGTKQLSIYRAARTIKRRQNTLYNALKSIYDDSIFVGEISQLWPDLPLLANLRCGLWYSPTANFHSTCYFKSTDGHTNNWSFNTSRLNLHVAQLAGQKGGCFIVDATRKGKRFPDSMSKTIPIWTCVLNRAIYRHLKKDHQSDLFNDEELSTSGEHSEENGQTNFDWDCSLHLPLWVSETEKASIEDRLDEWTQQLEASGADIASLASLLKKPLRPLWISQKTVIWLNEVPDHESWDFTPIILVSASASNGVVPHRTSSEFSWNYIAGAGDDEESWAKGLTPTLFWNHAYDIIDVGPVLCNQMVADIVEKDRVYRARRGQIAPQVSVKAPNLVENSVHCLLGDSLLPLDISNTNMDLNPCDEDCPMSWMGSTGLAVGISPTSMFKITHAAVSKVDCILNCDQESIPVSHRNAKAYMHLPMVTSKFDRFSLLNNLPSAVNFAKLNLSEGKTLLICCHNGEDISVCICLAILTSLFDDRGTFDGGSFFSETCITKLEMRRRLVTICKYVVNARPSRGNLKQVFGFLNGGRAVVENGPA
- the LOC103449709 gene encoding tRNA A64-2'-O-ribosylphosphate transferase isoform X3 — encoded protein: MEEDDGTKQLSIYRAARTIKRRQNTLYNALKSIYDDSIFVGEISQLWPDLPLLANLRCGLWYSPTANFHSTCYFKSTDGHTNNWSFNTSRLNLHVAQLAGQKGGCFIVDATRKGKRFPDSMSKTIPIWTCVLNRAIYRHLKKDHQSDLFNDEELSTSGEHSEENGQTNFDWDCSLHLPLWVSETEKASIEDRLDEWTQQLEASGADIASLASLLKKPLRPLWISQKTVIWLNEVPDHESWDFTPIILVSASASNGVVPHRTSSEFSWNYIAGAGDDEESWAKGLTPTLFWNHAYDIIDVGPVLCNQMVADIVEKDRVYRARRGQIAPQVSVKAPNLVENSVHCLLGDSLLPLDISNTNMDLNPCDEDCPMSWMGSTGLAVGISPTTAVSKVDCILNCDQESIPVSHRNAKAYMHLPMVTSKFDRFSLLNNLPSAVNFAKLNLSEGKTLLICCHNGEDISVCICLAILTSLFDDRGTFDGGSFFSETCITKLEMRRRLVTICKYVVNARPSRGNLKQVFGFLNGGRAVVENGPA
- the LOC103449709 gene encoding tRNA A64-2'-O-ribosylphosphate transferase isoform X4: MEEDDGTKQLSIYRAARTIKRRQNTLYNALKSIYDDSIFVGEISQLWPDLPLLANLRCGLWYSPTANFHSTCYFKSTDGHTNNWSFNTSRLNLHVAQLAGKKGGCFIVDATRKGKRFPDSMSKTIPIWTCVLNRAIYRHLKKDHQSDLFNDEELSTSGEHSEENGQTNFDWDCSLHLPLWVSETEKASIEDRLDEWTQQLEASGADIASLASLLKKPLRPLWISQKTVIWLNEVPDHESWDFTPIILVSASASNGVVPHRTSSEFSWNYIAGAGDDEESWAKGLTPTLFWNHAYDIIDVGPVLCNQMVADIVEKDRVYRARRGQIAPQVSVKAPNLVENSVHCLLGDSLLPLDISNTNMDLNPCDEDCPMSWMGSTGLAVGISPTTAVSKVDCILNCDQESIPVSHRNAKAYMHLPMVTSKFDRFSLLNNLPSAVNFAKLNLSEGKTLLICCHNGEDISVCICLAILTSLFDDRGTFDGGSFFSETCITKLEMRRRLVTICKYVVNARPSRGNLKQVFGFLNGGRAVVENGPA
- the LOC103449709 gene encoding tRNA A64-2'-O-ribosylphosphate transferase isoform X2: MEEDDGTKQLSIYRAARTIKRRQNTLYNALKSIYDDSIFVGEISQLWPDLPLLANLRCGLWYSPTANFHSTCYFKSTDGHTNNWSFNTSRLNLHVAQLAGKKGGCFIVDATRKGKRFPDSMSKTIPIWTCVLNRAIYRHLKKDHQSDLFNDEELSTSGEHSEENGQTNFDWDCSLHLPLWVSETEKASIEDRLDEWTQQLEASGADIASLASLLKKPLRPLWISQKTVIWLNEVPDHESWDFTPIILVSASASNGVVPHRTSSEFSWNYIAGAGDDEESWAKGLTPTLFWNHAYDIIDVGPVLCNQMVADIVEKDRVYRARRGQIAPQVSVKAPNLVENSVHCLLGDSLLPLDISNTNMDLNPCDEDCPMSWMGSTGLAVGISPTSMFKITHAAVSKVDCILNCDQESIPVSHRNAKAYMHLPMVTSKFDRFSLLNNLPSAVNFAKLNLSEGKTLLICCHNGEDISVCICLAILTSLFDDRGTFDGGSFFSETCITKLEMRRRLVTICKYVVNARPSRGNLKQVFGFLNGGRAVVENGPA